TCTTCATGAACTTTTGGGTGTTGGTTCAGTCATTGATGTTCTATTTAGTAATTTTCATGACCCCCCCCCCCCTTGAATCTTAAGTATGGTGCCTTTACCTTCATTGATGCTTGGCATGAAGAATGTAATTAACTGTCGTCTTTGCAGGGGCAGCAATGCTAGAGCTGATGATTATTCTCAGGATGGAAGGTAACCCTGAGTGGGTGCATTCTTAAACTGTCTTAGTTGATCAATTTTTTAACAACAATTATTGCtttctaaattttctaaaaattaagtttCTATAGGCGGCATGAGCAGAAGTTCTCTGAACAAAATAATGGTGCTCCTCCTAGTTATGAAGCAGTAAATGAATCTCATAGTCCTGTCCATAGTGAAAGGTATTATTTTGTACCTTAAATGTTTGGAGACATATTGCTTGCTGTTGTATTTTTCTGTGCACTGAAAAGATTATTGATGATAGGGATGGAGAAACTTCAGTAGCAGCTGCTCCCAGGTCATCTTCTCCTCCTGCTAGCAATAATCCTAACCTAGCAACGTCTGATTTTGGTAATTTAGCATCTCCTTCAAATAAAAATGTGGAGGCTTTCAATGCTTTTGATCCACGTGTTTCAGTTTCAGGTActatatttgtaatatatacACCATTGTTTGTATGTTCCAGTGGTGTTTCCTTGATCATGGTTGTCTTATGCTCATCCAATAAGAACTTAGTTGATGTGGTGACGTTTTGCTTGAACAATCACCATGCAAAATGTAAATTCTGAGTTGTTTAAGTATTTAGTTTGATATCCTATATTGGTTCACATTCcattccatttttaattttttgtccaTAAAATTTATGTTAGGATGACCCCTTGTTTTCAATTTTGACTTTCCATtactcatttaaaattaaattgtactgATTGGAGTCTAACATGATTGTATTTGTATGAACTAAATCTCCTTGTGTTTGAGGAACTAAATTGGATTCTTTTTTATGCTATTGCATTTATCACTTTTAACCTAGAACTTACTTTTTATCTTCTGCTCATCTGTTTCAGCTGCCTCTGCCGGTGCTCCTGTTTCTACACCTGCCCCTGCTCCTCCCACTGCTTCAACCAGTTCTGAAATAGACTTACTCGGTGCACTGTCAGATTCATGGGCGGTTGTGCCAACTCTATCTGAAACCCCTGCTGCTGAGGCTGATGCCCATGCTAAAGGTTCTATACCCTCCTTTGCTGCTAATCCATCAGCATCTAACTCCGGAAATCAGGTAGATATGATTTGTTTGAGGACCTCTTAAACTCCTTTTTCTTTGCTTCATATACAAGGATTTCATCCTTCCTGTCTAAAATATGCCTGTTGGTGATACCATGAATGCGGATGTGCTGTTCTATTGTAGCCTTATCTGTTGTGATTCAATTCATGTATCTTTAATTAGTCAGCATGTAAAACAGCATGAGTAGTTAATATTGAAGCTactttgtgaattgttgatatCATCTGTATATTTACTATAGAAGGATAACATAAAAAGGTTTTACGGTGAATTAAAAAGGTATATAAAGGCGAAatcttattttgaattatatcaCTTAACTGATTATGAAAATAATCATCTTCTAGATTTTGCTCTAATTCGTCCCTCTATCCTATCCATCCCCATTATTTTGCCTCTAAACTTCGTCCTTATTCTTTGATTCCAGTGGACATCAATGTGCTCTGAATATTTGTTGTAATTCTGTTGTTAGGGAATAAGGTTTGTTCTTGATACAGGGTTTTGATGATCCATTTGGTGATGGTCCATTTAAAGCTTTCCCTTCAGGGGATGCTGCCTCAGCTCAGCAACAAATATCGACTCCCGCGACTACTTTCCAGGCTACAATGAGCCAAATTATGGAAGCATCTCAGCCACCTTCTGTAAAATCTGAGATTGTCACAGGCTTTGACTTCGGGGAATCATTCTCTGCCAGTGCTTACTCCACTCTCAATGCCTCAAACAGTCAACCTCCCTCAGGAAATTCACAGTTTTTGCCTCAAGATTTGTCGGATCCAAATCAGGAAGATGATATATTGGCAGAAATCCTTCCACCCTCTGGACCTGCAAATGATGTAGCTTCACATACAGTCTTTTCAGCACCATCCAGCCAATCATCACTACCTGTAGCTACTTATGGCCAGCATGCACAATCAGGTGCTAATATGTACCAACCCGCGCAGCCAAGTGCAAATCCACATGGCCAGCTTGCTCAGCCCAGTGCTAATCCATATGGCCAAAATGGGCAACCAAGTGCTAATCCCTATGGCCAGCCTGCGCAGCCCAGTGCTAATCCATATGGCCAAAATGGGCAACCAAGTGCTAATCCCTATGGCCAGCCTGCGCAGCCCAGTGCTAACCCATATGGCCAAAATGGGCACTCAAGTGCTAATCCCTATGGCCAGCCTGTGCAGCCCAGTGCTAACCCATACAGCCAAAACGGGCAGCCAAGTGCTAATCCCTATGGCCTGCCTGCTCAACCCAGTGCAAACCCATATGGCCAGTCAAGTGCTAATCCCTATGGCCAGCCAACACAACCAAATGCTATTCCTTATGGTCAATCTGCACAACCAAATGCTAATCCGTATGGTCAACCTGCACAACCAAATGCTAATCCATACAGCCAACCTGTACAGGTACATGCTAATCCATATGGCCAACCTGCTCAGCCGAATGCTAATCCATACAGCCAGCCTACACAGCCGAATGCTAATCCATACAGCCAGCCTACACAGCCGAATGCTAATCCATACGGCCAACCTGTACAGCCAAGTGCTAATCCATATGCCCAACCCACACAGTCTGTATCTGCAGCCCCTCAAATTCCAGGATCTGCTGCTCAGAGCAGCAATGGGAGCTTAATGATAGGTTCTAATGGTCCTCTCTGTTCACAAATGGCTGCTCAACCTCCAAGTCCTGCTGCACCAGCTACTCAGTTTAACACTGGAAGCTTTATTTCACAGCAGGGTTCTGCTGTGCCAGTTGAGTCGCAGAGTGCTCCTCAAACCACAAACGATTCAGGTGCACATAATAACAGTGATGTCCTGGGAGGCTTTTTTTCACAACCAGGATCGAACACTTCAGTGGCGCCACAGACTGCTACTCCCTCATCAATAGGAGCACTTGCTATAGTTCCGCAACCCTCGAAGGATAAATTTGA
This genomic window from Gossypium raimondii isolate GPD5lz chromosome 10, ASM2569854v1, whole genome shotgun sequence contains:
- the LOC105776247 gene encoding clathrin interactor EPSIN 3 isoform X3 — encoded protein: MKKALGQTVRDLKRGVNKKVLKVPGIEQKVLDATSNEPWGPHGSLLADIAMATRNYHEYQIIMAVIWKRISDTGKNWRHVYKGLTVLEHLVAHGSERVIDDIREHAYQISSLSDFQYIDSSGRDQGSNIRKKSQSLVVLVNDKERIIEVRQKAAANKDKFRSTSTGGMNRAGLGGQGDRYDYDYQYGYRDDDRYGRYTDSNSRDGDRYSRDNEDRYGRDGYRDDDYKGRSTSVDGDQYGTRSRSSDRDRAFDDDGDSSRGSNARADDYSQDGSFYRRHEQKFSEQNNGAPPSYEAVNESHSPVHSERDGETSVAAAPRSSSPPASNNPNLATSDFAASAGAPVSTPAPAPPTASTSSEIDLLGALSDSWAVVPTLSETPAAEADAHAKGSIPSFAANPSASNSGNQGFDDPFGDGPFKAFPSGDAASAQQQISTPATTFQATMSQIMEASQPPSVKSEIVTGFDFGESFSASAYSTLNASNSQPPSGNSQFLPQDLSDPNQEDDILAEILPPSGPANDVASHTVFSAPSSQSSLPVATYGQHAQSGANMYQPAQPSANPHGQLAQPSANPYGQNGQPSANPYGQPAQPSANPYGQNGQPSANPYGQPAQPSANPYGQNGHSSANPYGQPVQPSANPYSQNGQPSANPYGLPAQPSANPYGQSSANPYGQPTQPNAIPYGQSAQPNANPYGQPAQPNANPYSQPVQVHANPYGQPAQPNANPYSQPTQPNANPYSQPTQPNANPYGQPVQPSANPYAQPTQSVSAAPQIPGSAAQSSNGSLMIGSNGPLCSQMAAQPPSPAAPATQFNTGSFISQQGSAVPVESQSAPQTTNDSGAHNNSDVLGGFFSQPGSNTSVAPQTATPSSIGALAIVPQPSKDKFEPKSAVWADTLSRGLVNLNISGPKTNPLSDIGVDFDAINRKEKRLEKPAPTAVTSTVTMGKAMGSGSGIGRAGASVLRAPANPMVGSGMGMGMGGGPVGGVGMGGYGGMNQQPMGMGMGMNMGMNPGMGMNNMGMNPGMGMSNMGMNPGMGMSNMGMNQGMGMNMGMNPGMGMNNMGMNRGMEMNNIGMSAGMGMNMGMGQATHMQSQSGMPGGYNPMMGSSAYSQQPHGGDGGYR
- the LOC105776247 gene encoding clathrin interactor EPSIN 3 isoform X2; the encoded protein is MKKALGQTVRDLKRGVNKKVLKVPGIEQKVLDATSNEPWGPHGSLLADIAMATRNYHEYQIIMAVIWKRISDTGKNWRHVYKGLTVLEHLVAHGSERVIDDIREHAYQISSLSDFQYIDSSGRDQGSNIRKKSQSLVVLVNDKERIIEVRQKAAANKDKFRSTSTGGMNRAGLGGQGDRYDYDYQYGYRDDDRYGRYTDSNSRDGDRYSRDNEDRYGRDGYRDDDYKGRSTSVDGDQYGTRSRSSDRDRAFDDDGDSSRGSNARADDYSQDGRRHEQKFSEQNNGAPPSYEAVNESHSPVHSERDGETSVAAAPRSSSPPASNNPNLATSDFGNLASPSNKNVEAFNAFDPRVSVSAASAGAPVSTPAPAPPTASTSSEIDLLGALSDSWAVVPTLSETPAAEADAHAKGSIPSFAANPSASNSGNQGFDDPFGDGPFKAFPSGDAASAQQQISTPATTFQATMSQIMEASQPPSVKSEIVTGFDFGESFSASAYSTLNASNSQPPSGNSQFLPQDLSDPNQEDDILAEILPPSGPANDVASHTVFSAPSSQSSLPVATYGQHAQSGANMYQPAQPSANPHGQLAQPSANPYGQNGQPSANPYGQPAQPSANPYGQNGQPSANPYGQPAQPSANPYGQNGHSSANPYGQPVQPSANPYSQNGQPSANPYGLPAQPSANPYGQSSANPYGQPTQPNAIPYGQSAQPNANPYGQPAQPNANPYSQPVQVHANPYGQPAQPNANPYSQPTQPNANPYSQPTQPNANPYGQPVQPSANPYAQPTQSVSAAPQIPGSAAQSSNGSLMIGSNGPLCSQMAAQPPSPAAPATQFNTGSFISQQGSAVPVESQSAPQTTNDSGAHNNSDVLGGFFSQPGSNTSVAPQTATPSSIGALAIVPQPSKDKFEPKSAVWADTLSRGLVNLNISGPKTNPLSDIGVDFDAINRKEKRLEKPAPTAVTSTVTMGKAMGSGSGIGRAGASVLRAPANPMVGSGMGMGMGGGPVGGVGMGGYGGMNQQPMGMGMGMNMGMNPGMGMNNMGMNPGMGMSNMGMNPGMGMSNMGMNQGMGMNMGMNPGMGMNNMGMNRGMEMNNIGMSAGMGMNMGMGQATHMQSQSGMPGGYNPMMGSSAYSQQPHGGDGGYR
- the LOC105776247 gene encoding clathrin interactor EPSIN 3 isoform X1, with protein sequence MKKALGQTVRDLKRGVNKKVLKVPGIEQKVLDATSNEPWGPHGSLLADIAMATRNYHEYQIIMAVIWKRISDTGKNWRHVYKGLTVLEHLVAHGSERVIDDIREHAYQISSLSDFQYIDSSGRDQGSNIRKKSQSLVVLVNDKERIIEVRQKAAANKDKFRSTSTGGMNRAGLGGQGDRYDYDYQYGYRDDDRYGRYTDSNSRDGDRYSRDNEDRYGRDGYRDDDYKGRSTSVDGDQYGTRSRSSDRDRAFDDDGDSSRGSNARADDYSQDGSFYRRHEQKFSEQNNGAPPSYEAVNESHSPVHSERDGETSVAAAPRSSSPPASNNPNLATSDFGNLASPSNKNVEAFNAFDPRVSVSAASAGAPVSTPAPAPPTASTSSEIDLLGALSDSWAVVPTLSETPAAEADAHAKGSIPSFAANPSASNSGNQGFDDPFGDGPFKAFPSGDAASAQQQISTPATTFQATMSQIMEASQPPSVKSEIVTGFDFGESFSASAYSTLNASNSQPPSGNSQFLPQDLSDPNQEDDILAEILPPSGPANDVASHTVFSAPSSQSSLPVATYGQHAQSGANMYQPAQPSANPHGQLAQPSANPYGQNGQPSANPYGQPAQPSANPYGQNGQPSANPYGQPAQPSANPYGQNGHSSANPYGQPVQPSANPYSQNGQPSANPYGLPAQPSANPYGQSSANPYGQPTQPNAIPYGQSAQPNANPYGQPAQPNANPYSQPVQVHANPYGQPAQPNANPYSQPTQPNANPYSQPTQPNANPYGQPVQPSANPYAQPTQSVSAAPQIPGSAAQSSNGSLMIGSNGPLCSQMAAQPPSPAAPATQFNTGSFISQQGSAVPVESQSAPQTTNDSGAHNNSDVLGGFFSQPGSNTSVAPQTATPSSIGALAIVPQPSKDKFEPKSAVWADTLSRGLVNLNISGPKTNPLSDIGVDFDAINRKEKRLEKPAPTAVTSTVTMGKAMGSGSGIGRAGASVLRAPANPMVGSGMGMGMGGGPVGGVGMGGYGGMNQQPMGMGMGMNMGMNPGMGMNNMGMNPGMGMSNMGMNPGMGMSNMGMNQGMGMNMGMNPGMGMNNMGMNRGMEMNNIGMSAGMGMNMGMGQATHMQSQSGMPGGYNPMMGSSAYSQQPHGGDGGYR